GAAAGCTGTTGCAGGCTGATTTAGCAAAACTCGGTACGGTAACTTCTGTGGAAGGCTCAACCATTAACATTCATAGTTCTGATGGTTTTGAAATCAAAAATGCCACTGTTTTAGCAGCAGATATTGAAGCTGATAACGGTGTAATTCACGTCATCGATACGGTGATTTTGATGGGTTAATTTTCTGAAGGTGGGTAACGCCCACCTTTTTTTCGCCTGATTGTTAGGAATTAAGCTCATGTGCGTTCAAGTTGCATAATCACTTGTGGAGACCGTCATTAGTCATTAGTCATTAGTCCATTGTAAATACTTGTAATATCAGAAATTCATCATAATATAATTAAATTTATGTTACATTGGTGAAGTAACTACTTTAGATATATGCTAATATTAGTTTAGATAGATATAAATATATTTAAATTATTATTTTTCTATGTTGACATTATCCCCACAAATTGATGCTTGATTTCAACACTTTAGCTGAATTCTCCCGTGCCAACTGCCTAGGCATTTGTGCATTTCTTATCCCAGCCAACCTACTTGCCACATTGTTAACAATCATCTTGGCAGTAATAGGTCGGCCAACACATCAGGTATGGCAGGCTGCTGGAATTGCCAGTATTTTCGCTTTCGTGATGGTATTACATGTATATACGTGGTTTCTCATTGGTGTGGTGATGGCTCCCACATACATCTTGTTGTGCTTAGCAATCACGTGTTTACTAACTAATTTGGCTGCAATTGTTTTTCAAAGACGCCACGTTAACAGTCTTAGTCTTTCCAATAACACTTGAAATCAACACATTACTATCCGAGACACAAACAACCAAAAAATCCTGGTTAGTATGAACAGATTTATGCACAAATCAGCGCTAATCTGCACAGCAAAGATTAAACTGTATAGCATTAATGCTGGTTAATATCTGCAATGAGGACGCGATCGCAATTTAATATCATGTCCGTTTAAACACTTATGATATCTGTGGAGGTCGGTAATTGGTAATTGGTTTTGAGTATTACCTATTACCCATTACCCATTACCTATTACCAAGCAAACCGACTAGATCGTAAGTAATTAGCCGAACTTGATTTAAGTAAAAGCTTCAAATTTTGCAACATGCAGGAAAAGCAAATATGGCATGGGTCTATCTTATGATTGCGGGTTTGCTAGAGATTGCATGGGCGATCGGTCTTAAGTATACACAGGGCTTTACTAAACTAGTTCCAAGCATCATTACTGTTGCTTGTATGATATTAAGTTTCTCGTTGTTGTCAATATCACTTCGCAGCCTGCCAGTAGGCACTGCCTACGCGATCTGGACAGGTATAGGAGCCATTGGTACAGCTGTGCTAGGTATAATTCTGTTTAGAGAACCTGCTACTTTGGGGCGCATGATCTGCATTAGCTTGATTGTGCTAGGCGTAGTAGGACTGAGGTTTGTGTCTTCTGCCAACTAGTGATACCAATTTCACAAAAGAATGCGACAGATGGGTAGGTTGGGCAGCCACTTGCACAGGAATGCTTTGCCGACAGTAGCCCTAGAACACCAATTCAGTAATCCTGGAAGAACCTTTCCCTCTCCTACGAAAAGAGGGGGAGGGGGCAGTTTAAGTTGAGCTACCCCTTCCCTTCAAGGGAACTCGAGGCCCTCATTAAATTTTGGCGAGCGCCCTATTTTAATGGGGATTAGTGCCATTCGGGCTGGGGGGTTAGGTTTTTGATTACTGAATCGATGCTCTAGTGGCGTTAGAACGCAACCAAACCCAACTTTTGGTACAGTACCGCCAAGCGATCGCACATTCAAGTAAGATGTTTAGCTTGAGAATCGGTAAGTTGATTCATATTTCCTCCAAATTTTTACCTATGTGATGGTTGCCACAAAAAATTATTAAGTTTTCTTAGTCAAATTAAAAAGGCTCAAATATTTACCCGCACTAAATCTTTTTGAACAACAGCCAGTTGATTCTTCAAGCTGTTCTTGAACTGGGGGAACTAGGAAAGACAAAGATACCAATGTATTCCTACACGAGAAAGTAGTAAAAAATACTAAAAAATACTCTTTTCTCCCTCAGCCTCCCCAGCTTTTCGAGCTTGGCATCCCCTCCAGCAGCAAAGACATCGATTCGATTATGTACAACCAAGATGCATTAAGTAGCTGAATATCGAGAATTAGCCATTATTTTTATTACGTGATCGATCGTCTTTTAGACACCTTCAAGTTAGACAAACAAGCTCCTGGATACAAAGGCTGATATCTTGCATTTATTGTGCTAGTAAAGCTGGTTTGCTCATGTGGAGTGATTCACTCAGACAAGAATTGGTAGGTACTGGTGTAAACATTTCAGTGATTTGTCCGGGATATGTTTGTGAATCTGGAATGTTTGCTGATACAGGCATACCTGCACCAAGTTTAGCAGGTACATCCAAGCCAACAGATGTAGCGATCGCCCTCATCCGCGCTATTAAGGAAAACCAAGCAGAAGTAATTGTGAATCAAGATTTTTTTACAGCAGGTTTCACAAAACTGCTCTTAGCAACTTGGCAAATTTTTCCCCAATTCGGAGATAAAATTTATCAGTGGATTGGAGTTACAAAACTCAACCAGAAACGCGCTGCCAATCAAATGCCTGTTGCGTTAAAAAACAGTGAGAGTAGAACAAAGATTGGCGCTCTAGCAGATTTGAAATAAATTGCAGAATGGAAAAAGCAATGAAAAAAGTATATCTCATGATTTATGATGCAGGTGCAGGCCATCGCAGCACTGCTAATGCTTTGCAAAAAGTTATCGAACAGCAACAATTGCCTTGGGAAGTTCATATAGTCGAAGCTTTTAAAGAAATTCTTGATAAATCTGCTTCTCAGGACTTTTACAATAAGTTCGTACTGCAAAAAACCTGGGCAAAAGTTATTAATGAACCGTTATTAGTTCCATCATTCAAGCTACAAATACGTCTTTATCATTCTGCTTGGTTAGCAATAATTTATTTAAGGGATTTGCAAAAAATAAATTATCCATATTGTGAGGTGGGCATCTTGCCCGCCCCAGGGCGAACGCATCATGTCAATAAGACTAGTCTATTGACAATAGACTGAAAAATAATCTCATTAAACCCTGCTTATTGACAAAGATTTTAGCAATCGCTTTGAGCCTTGGAAAATAAATCAAGCCAGAAATACTGATTTTTTCGTTGGGTCTTAATCTTGGTCATGATCAAGAGTACTTTAGATGCGTTTGCCCTGTTGCCCGCCCTGAATACTGGGACGGGTGAAGACACCCCGAAGTTTGCAAGGGCGGGGGGAACCCCCGCACGCAACTTCTCTCCATCACACAAGAAAATTCGGCATATTTTTTATTTGAAAGTCCCTAACAACCTAGAGGTAACTAATACCAATCCAAAATCCAAAATCTAAAATCCAAAATGGTATGAGGAGCGAAATAAATGATATTTGATTGGCTCATCGTCGGTGCAGGATAATTAATAAACCAGGTGCTTGTAGCATCAGCGAAGCTCTAGTGATGAATCTACCAATGATTATGGAACGTAATATTTCCACACTCATCCACGAACGATACAACGCTGATTGGGTTGAACAAAAAGAAGTAGGTTTGGTTGTCCGCAATTTTCGCAATATCGATGGGGCGGTTAAGAAATTTCTTCAGCCAGAAAATTTTGCTCGCTACCGTGCGAATGTTGCTGCTGTGAACAATCGAGCCGTGTTTGAAATTTCTGATAACTTGCAAAAAATTCTTGCCAATAGCTACAAGACAACAGAAACAGCATCACTAGAGTATAGGTAGTTACAGGCATGAATCGAGGTCGTGTTAAAGCTATCACACTGGTAGCCATGTGTTTTGCCCTCTTCATGGCTTATCTTGACGACACCGTTGTGAATATAGCGCTTCCCAAGATTCAGATCAGTCTGGATGCTGGTGTGTCAGGATTGCAGTGGGTACTCAATGCCTATACGTTGGCTGCGGCTAGTTTAGTGCTGACAAGCGGGACATTAGGCGATATTTATGGGCGCAAGCGAGTCTTTCTGACGGGATTGGTGATTTTCACCATCGCCTCTGTAGTTTGTGGTTTTGCTCCCAATTTGGGTTTTTTGATTGCTGGGCGAACTCTCCAAGGTATCGGTGCTGCTGCTTTGATACCGGGTTCTCTCTCTATTCTCACTGATACTTTCTCTGAGCCAAAAGAGAAAGCCAAAGCCATCGGTATCTGGTCTGGGGTTTCGGGAATAGCCCTGGTTGCTGGGCCTGTCGTTGGCGGGGTGTTAGTGGATACTCTGGGATGGGAGAGTGTGTTTTTTCTCAACGTACCTTTTGGCGCGATCGCTTTTTGGGTGACTTCTCGTTTTGTGCAGGACAGTAAAAACCCCAGAAATCAGCGTCTTGATCTGCCAGGTTTGTTACTCAGTATAATGTTGCTGGCTGCGCTCACCTATGCCCTTACTCAGGGTAATGCAGGAGCATGGCGATCGCCGCTGATTGTCTGTTTGCTAGCAGTAGCTGGACTTAGCCTTCTGGGTTTTTTGCTGATAGAGTCCCGCAGCAGCCACCCGATGCTGCCCTTACACTTGTTTAAAAAGCCAAGGTTTGCTGTAGCCAATTTCGTCTCACTTTTAGTATTCTTCACCCTCGTCAGCTTGCTGTTTCTTTTCAGCTTGTTCTTGCAGCAAGTGCAAGGATACTCGGCGGCGGCGGCTGGTATACGCTTTTTGCCGATGAATGCGGCTTTTATCATCGCATCCCTCATTTCTGGGTGGTTCGTTGGTCGCTTGGGGTCACGCTTTGCCATCACAACAGGACTGGTGCTAGCAGGCGTGGCGACATTTTCTTTCAGAGGAA
Above is a window of Nostoc sp. UHCC 0702 DNA encoding:
- the sugE gene encoding quaternary ammonium compound efflux SMR transporter SugE; this translates as MAWVYLMIAGLLEIAWAIGLKYTQGFTKLVPSIITVACMILSFSLLSISLRSLPVGTAYAIWTGIGAIGTAVLGIILFREPATLGRMICISLIVLGVVGLRFVSSAN
- a CDS encoding MFS transporter gives rise to the protein MNRGRVKAITLVAMCFALFMAYLDDTVVNIALPKIQISLDAGVSGLQWVLNAYTLAAASLVLTSGTLGDIYGRKRVFLTGLVIFTIASVVCGFAPNLGFLIAGRTLQGIGAAALIPGSLSILTDTFSEPKEKAKAIGIWSGVSGIALVAGPVVGGVLVDTLGWESVFFLNVPFGAIAFWVTSRFVQDSKNPRNQRLDLPGLLLSIMLLAALTYALTQGNAGAWRSPLIVCLLAVAGLSLLGFLLIESRSSHPMLPLHLFKKPRFAVANFVSLLVFFTLVSLLFLFSLFLQQVQGYSAAAAGIRFLPMNAAFIIASLISGWFVGRLGSRFAITTGLVLAGVATFSFRGISADTQYEAIVWNLVVSGFGGGLAIAPLVAVAMNSAPSTQAGIASAVNDMSNRLGI